The proteins below come from a single Prolixibacter sp. NT017 genomic window:
- the lptB gene encoding LPS export ABC transporter ATP-binding protein, protein MKLRAENIIKKYRKRTVVKGVSIDVKQGEIVGLLGPNGAGKTTSFYMIVGLIRANGGRIFLDEKDITSYPVYRRAQLGIGYLAQEASVFRQLSVEDNIKAVLEMTKFSTEYQKEKLESLLDEFGLQRIRKSKGIQLSGGERRRTEIARALAINPAFILLDEPFAGVDPIAVEDIQQIVYRLKDKNIGILITDHNVHETLSITDRSYLLFDGNILKSGTAEELAADEDVRRVYLGKNFELRKGKRENTPE, encoded by the coding sequence ATGAAGCTTAGGGCTGAAAATATTATAAAAAAATACCGGAAACGCACCGTAGTAAAAGGGGTGTCGATTGATGTGAAGCAGGGAGAAATTGTTGGACTGCTGGGACCAAACGGTGCCGGAAAAACCACTTCATTTTACATGATTGTCGGACTGATTCGTGCCAATGGCGGCCGTATCTTCCTCGATGAAAAAGACATTACTTCGTATCCGGTGTACCGAAGAGCCCAGTTGGGCATTGGTTACCTGGCCCAGGAAGCTTCTGTTTTCCGTCAGCTAAGCGTGGAAGACAATATCAAGGCGGTACTGGAAATGACCAAGTTTTCGACAGAGTACCAAAAAGAAAAGCTGGAATCGCTGCTGGATGAATTTGGTTTGCAACGTATCCGGAAAAGTAAAGGTATTCAGCTCTCAGGAGGCGAACGTCGTCGGACCGAAATTGCCCGGGCACTGGCTATCAATCCTGCATTCATCCTGTTGGATGAACCGTTTGCGGGAGTCGACCCCATCGCGGTAGAAGATATTCAGCAAATTGTTTACCGACTGAAAGACAAAAATATCGGTATCCTTATTACCGACCACAACGTACACGAAACCCTCTCCATCACCGACCGATCGTACCTGTTGTTCGACGGAAACATTCTGAAAAGCGGAACAGCAGAAGAACTGGCAGCCGACGAAGATGTGCGAAGGGTTTATCTCGGAAAAAACTTCGAACTGCGGAAAGGCAAACGGGAAAATACGCCAGAGTAG
- the rmuC gene encoding DNA recombination protein RmuC translates to MEIVFLVIGVAVGVAIGWLIQRGMSKAAEVTGAQNLAKAEQEFMTQLAFADKEKSLAEQQTNSLKLDLEESKKVLNAERDKNEILNRNLAEAQTDLRNMQERLENQAKELEQLQKKFTTEFENIAGKILKENSKEFTTVNQKNISDILNPLKEKIQLFEKKVEDTYEKGLKDQTDLKAELKKLQDLNLKISTDAQNLTQALKGDVKKQGNWGEIVLERVLERSGLTEGQEFEREVVDTNMEGKTIRPDVIVHLPDKKHLIIDSKVSLVAYERLVNATTDEEREKAMKEHLLSLRSHVKTLSEKHYPSAKNLNAPDFVLLFLPIESSFSIAVQQDQDLFGYAWDNKVVIVSPSTLLASLRTIASIWRQENQTRNALEIAQQSGALYDKFVNFIADLEKIGKGLDSARDNYDKAMNKLHTGRGNLVRTAEKIRVLGAKAQKEIPDKFITDDALPE, encoded by the coding sequence ATGGAAATTGTTTTTTTAGTTATCGGAGTTGCTGTCGGTGTGGCCATTGGCTGGCTTATTCAACGTGGCATGTCGAAAGCTGCCGAAGTAACCGGTGCACAAAATCTGGCCAAAGCCGAGCAAGAGTTTATGACCCAACTGGCTTTCGCTGATAAGGAAAAATCGCTCGCGGAACAGCAAACCAATTCACTGAAGCTCGATTTGGAAGAATCGAAAAAGGTATTGAATGCAGAAAGAGACAAAAACGAAATATTGAACCGGAACCTGGCGGAAGCACAAACCGATTTGCGGAACATGCAGGAGCGGTTGGAAAATCAGGCCAAGGAACTGGAGCAACTGCAAAAGAAATTCACCACCGAATTTGAAAATATTGCCGGCAAGATTCTGAAAGAGAACTCGAAGGAATTTACGACGGTTAACCAGAAGAATATCTCGGACATTCTCAATCCGTTGAAAGAGAAAATTCAGCTATTCGAGAAGAAAGTGGAAGACACTTACGAGAAAGGATTGAAAGACCAGACCGACCTGAAAGCCGAATTGAAAAAGCTGCAGGATTTGAACCTAAAGATTTCCACGGATGCACAAAACCTAACTCAGGCGCTGAAAGGCGATGTGAAGAAACAGGGAAACTGGGGCGAGATTGTGTTGGAGCGTGTTCTTGAAAGATCGGGCCTGACGGAGGGACAGGAGTTCGAGCGTGAAGTAGTCGACACGAACATGGAAGGGAAAACCATCCGTCCCGACGTGATTGTCCATCTTCCTGATAAGAAGCACTTGATTATCGACTCGAAGGTTTCGCTCGTTGCCTACGAACGGCTCGTCAATGCGACAACTGATGAGGAACGCGAAAAAGCGATGAAAGAGCATTTGCTGTCGTTGCGCTCGCATGTAAAAACGCTGAGTGAAAAGCATTATCCTTCAGCGAAGAATCTGAATGCACCGGATTTTGTACTGCTCTTTTTGCCGATCGAATCATCATTTAGTATTGCTGTTCAGCAGGATCAGGATTTGTTTGGCTATGCCTGGGACAACAAAGTCGTGATAGTAAGTCCGTCAACGTTACTTGCTTCATTGCGGACCATTGCTTCCATCTGGCGGCAGGAGAACCAAACGCGGAATGCATTGGAAATTGCCCAGCAGAGTGGAGCCTTGTACGATAAGTTCGTCAACTTCATTGCTGATTTGGAAAAAATAGGTAAGGGACTTGACAGTGCCCGCGACAATTACGACAAGGCCATGAACAAACTACATACAGGGCGCGGAAACCTGGTTCGTACAGCAGAAAAAATCAGGGTGCTTGGCGCGAAAGCACAAAAGGAAATTCCGGATAAATTCATCACGGATGATGCACTACCCGAATAG
- the recQ gene encoding DNA helicase RecQ, with protein MNKGVSLSAQLQKFFGFDRFKGQQEEIIESVLDGNDTFVLMPTGGGKSLCYQLPALLQEGTAIVISPLIALMKNQVDAIRSFSTEEGSAHFLNSSLTKTAIQKVKDDVLAQRTKLLYVAPESLTKEENIEFLKNVNISFYAIDEAHCISEWGHDFRPEYRRIRPIVNEIGHAPIIALTATATPKVQHDIQKNLGMLDAKVFKSSFNRANLFYEVRSKTKPVEQIIKYIKGNPGKSGIIYCLSRKKVEELAATLQVNGIRALPYHAGMDSATRSGNQDKFLMEEADVIVATIAFGMGIDKPDVRFVIHFDIPKSLEGYYQETGRAGRDGGEGHCITFYSYKDIQKLEKFMQGKPVAEQEIGQQLLLDTVAYAESALCRRTILLHYFGEHYETENCGACDNCMNPKEQIEGKEMVVLALNAVEEVKEQFKGEHIVNILIGNDTAAVKSFRHHEMSIFGSGKEYDVRLWNAVFRQCIIAGFLRKDIENYGVLKLTDEGRDFVKNPQSFLVVKNHDYEAADEEPAPPQGASAGDPELFKMLKELRKKMAQKLNLPPFVLFQDPSLSDMSIQYPTKLDELQGIAGVGQGKAKRYGKEFVELIAKYVEEKGIERAQDMVYRSVANKSKNKVFIIQSIDRKIPFDEIASSKDQDMDALLSEIEAIVNSGTKLNIDYYLHDVLDDDQVDDIFAYFREDAESDSLEEAMAELGEEYSEEEVRLVRIKFMSEMAN; from the coding sequence ATGAATAAAGGTGTTTCTCTTTCTGCCCAATTACAGAAATTTTTCGGTTTCGACCGGTTTAAAGGGCAGCAGGAGGAGATTATTGAGAGTGTGCTGGATGGTAACGACACGTTTGTATTGATGCCCACCGGCGGTGGAAAGTCGTTGTGTTACCAGTTACCAGCCTTGTTGCAGGAAGGAACAGCCATTGTCATATCCCCCCTAATCGCATTAATGAAAAACCAGGTGGATGCCATCCGCAGTTTTAGTACGGAAGAAGGATCGGCCCACTTTCTCAACTCATCCCTGACTAAAACTGCTATTCAAAAGGTAAAGGACGATGTGTTGGCACAGCGGACCAAACTACTGTATGTAGCCCCTGAATCGCTGACCAAAGAGGAAAACATTGAGTTTCTGAAAAACGTCAATATTTCGTTTTACGCCATTGATGAAGCGCACTGTATTTCGGAGTGGGGACATGATTTCCGTCCGGAGTATCGTCGGATACGGCCCATCGTTAACGAGATTGGGCATGCACCGATTATTGCGCTTACTGCGACGGCTACCCCGAAGGTGCAGCACGATATTCAGAAGAATTTAGGGATGCTCGATGCGAAGGTCTTCAAGTCGTCGTTTAACCGGGCGAATCTTTTTTACGAAGTCCGGTCGAAAACGAAGCCTGTTGAGCAAATCATTAAGTATATCAAGGGAAATCCCGGCAAATCGGGTATTATATATTGTCTCAGCCGGAAAAAGGTAGAGGAGCTGGCTGCCACACTTCAGGTGAATGGCATCAGGGCACTTCCTTACCATGCTGGTATGGATTCGGCTACCCGTTCGGGAAATCAGGATAAGTTCCTGATGGAAGAGGCAGATGTCATTGTGGCAACCATCGCTTTTGGAATGGGAATCGACAAGCCGGATGTACGGTTTGTCATTCATTTCGATATTCCTAAATCTTTGGAAGGTTACTACCAGGAAACCGGTCGTGCCGGACGCGATGGTGGTGAAGGGCATTGCATTACGTTCTACAGTTACAAGGATATCCAGAAGCTGGAGAAGTTTATGCAGGGTAAACCCGTCGCCGAACAGGAAATTGGTCAACAGCTGTTACTCGACACTGTGGCTTACGCCGAAAGTGCTTTGTGCCGCCGGACCATCCTGTTGCATTATTTCGGCGAACATTATGAAACCGAAAACTGTGGTGCCTGCGACAACTGCATGAATCCGAAAGAGCAGATTGAAGGAAAAGAAATGGTGGTTCTGGCCTTGAATGCGGTTGAGGAGGTGAAAGAACAGTTCAAGGGCGAACACATTGTTAATATTCTGATTGGGAACGATACCGCAGCTGTAAAATCTTTTCGTCACCACGAAATGTCAATTTTCGGTTCGGGGAAAGAATACGACGTGCGATTGTGGAATGCCGTATTCCGTCAGTGTATTATAGCTGGTTTTCTCCGGAAGGATATTGAGAATTACGGTGTCCTGAAACTGACAGATGAGGGCCGTGATTTTGTGAAAAATCCGCAATCGTTTTTGGTGGTCAAGAATCACGATTACGAAGCAGCGGATGAGGAACCCGCACCACCACAGGGTGCATCGGCCGGCGATCCGGAACTGTTCAAAATGTTGAAAGAGCTACGTAAGAAAATGGCGCAGAAACTCAATTTGCCGCCGTTTGTGCTCTTCCAGGATCCGTCACTTTCCGATATGTCCATTCAGTATCCGACAAAATTGGATGAACTTCAGGGAATTGCCGGCGTTGGGCAGGGAAAAGCAAAGCGCTACGGGAAGGAATTTGTGGAGTTGATTGCCAAATATGTGGAAGAAAAAGGCATTGAGCGGGCGCAGGATATGGTGTACCGGTCGGTAGCCAATAAATCGAAGAATAAGGTATTCATTATCCAGAGTATCGACCGGAAGATTCCATTTGACGAAATAGCTTCCTCGAAAGATCAGGATATGGACGCGTTGCTGAGCGAGATAGAAGCCATCGTGAATTCGGGTACGAAGTTGAACATCGACTACTATTTACACGACGTACTCGATGATGACCAGGTAGATGATATTTTTGCGTACTTCAGGGAAGATGCCGAAAGTGATTCATTGGAAGAAGCGATGGCTGAACTGGGCGAGGAGTATAGCGAAGAAGAAGTCCGGCTGGTTCGGATAAAATTCATGAGTGAGATGGCAAATTAA
- the clpP gene encoding ATP-dependent Clp endopeptidase proteolytic subunit ClpP gives MNSNSDEFRKYATKHMGISSLTLDRYNSVYANYISPTIIEERQMNVASMDVFSRLMMDRIIFLGVPIDDYVANIIQAQLLFLESSDPGKDIQIYFNSPGGSVHAGLGIYDTMQYIGCDVATICTGMAASMAAVLMTAGADGKRSALPHSRIMIHQPMGGAQGQASDIEITAREIMKLKKELYEIIAKHSNQPFDKVEQDSDRDYWMTAQEAKDYGMIDDILIRGKEKK, from the coding sequence ATGAATTCAAATAGTGACGAGTTTCGTAAATATGCGACCAAACACATGGGGATCAGCAGTCTGACCCTCGATCGCTATAATTCTGTTTACGCCAATTATATTTCCCCGACCATTATTGAGGAACGTCAGATGAACGTTGCCTCGATGGACGTGTTCTCCCGTCTCATGATGGACCGCATTATCTTCCTCGGCGTTCCGATTGATGATTATGTAGCCAATATCATCCAGGCGCAGTTGCTGTTCCTCGAATCATCCGATCCGGGAAAAGACATCCAGATTTATTTCAATTCTCCTGGAGGTTCGGTTCACGCCGGTTTGGGAATTTACGATACGATGCAATACATCGGATGTGATGTAGCAACGATCTGTACCGGTATGGCAGCATCGATGGCAGCTGTGTTAATGACTGCCGGAGCTGATGGAAAACGTTCAGCACTACCCCACTCCCGAATCATGATTCACCAACCCATGGGTGGTGCTCAGGGACAGGCTTCTGATATTGAAATCACGGCTCGTGAAATCATGAAACTGAAGAAAGAGCTGTACGAGATCATTGCCAAACACAGTAATCAACCTTTTGATAAAGTTGAACAGGATTCAGATCGCGACTACTGGATGACCGCTCAGGAAGCCAAAGATTATGGCATGATTGACGACATCCTGATAAGAGGAAAAGAGAAGAAGTAA
- the tatC gene encoding twin-arginine translocase subunit TatC — MAEQEKLPGGKSTNENRKKKDEEMSFLEHLEVLRWHLVRAVVAVVIFAILAFANYHFIFDTLILKPKTPEFATNQFFNWISQVLNIPALAINDKPLQIININMAGQFATHIKISLLGGVILGFPYLFWEFWRFIKPALYEKEQKYATGAVVYSSLLFILGILFGYYLIVPLSVNFLGSYDISDQITNQINLSSYISTVSSIVLAGGIVFELPVAIYFLSKVGLVTPAFMRRYRRHAYVVLLLLSAIITPPDVFSQIMVCFPLVFLYEIGIVISKRVAKKREEDLLEA; from the coding sequence ATGGCTGAACAGGAAAAATTACCTGGCGGAAAATCAACGAACGAAAATAGGAAAAAAAAGGATGAGGAGATGTCTTTCCTTGAACATCTGGAAGTTTTAAGGTGGCATTTGGTTCGTGCGGTGGTTGCCGTGGTGATTTTTGCTATCCTGGCTTTCGCCAATTACCACTTCATTTTCGATACGTTGATATTGAAGCCCAAGACACCGGAATTCGCTACCAACCAGTTTTTCAACTGGATTTCGCAGGTGCTGAACATTCCGGCTTTGGCCATTAATGACAAGCCGCTACAGATTATCAATATTAATATGGCCGGACAGTTTGCCACACACATCAAGATTTCGTTGTTGGGTGGTGTTATCCTTGGATTTCCTTATTTGTTCTGGGAATTCTGGCGCTTTATCAAACCGGCCCTGTACGAGAAAGAACAAAAATATGCCACCGGAGCCGTGGTCTATAGTTCGCTTCTTTTTATTCTGGGTATCCTGTTTGGTTATTACCTGATTGTACCGCTTTCGGTCAACTTTCTTGGCTCATACGATATTAGTGACCAAATTACCAACCAAATTAACCTGAGCAGCTACATCAGCACGGTCAGTTCCATCGTGCTGGCCGGAGGGATTGTTTTTGAGCTCCCCGTAGCTATCTACTTCTTAAGTAAAGTAGGTCTGGTTACACCCGCTTTCATGAGGAGATACCGGAGGCATGCATACGTTGTGCTCTTGCTTCTTTCGGCCATCATCACACCGCCGGACGTATTCAGCCAGATAATGGTTTGTTTTCCACTGGTTTTCCTGTATGAAATCGGAATTGTTATTTCGAAACGTGTGGCGAAGAAACGCGAAGAAGATTTGCTCGAGGCGTAA
- a CDS encoding CPBP family intramembrane glutamic endopeptidase has product MKKVLLVLLRTVLLHVVFVAVLLGLTGLYYFLRGEIEGTGFSPRSYAEVPHNQMIMAIITFLAAFLTILLLVRFIDKRPMVEMLKSRFNLKQFGYGSLLGAGVIVVVTFILMSMNQVGLGKGNFHVQSLSYLLLYYLFVALYQEFLYRGYLLGYYTKQMPVYLAVILSAVVFALMHMANRNFNVIALVNVSLLGIVLGLLRIRGRNLWAPIGLHFLWNFVQGPVFGFSVSGSPRSHGIFLIWLRGSENMTGGSFGPNASVVTLVILLALGGWLSYRQFYQHPVTESAE; this is encoded by the coding sequence ATGAAAAAAGTCTTACTTGTTCTCCTCAGGACTGTCCTGTTGCATGTAGTATTTGTAGCAGTGCTCCTGGGACTTACCGGATTGTATTACTTCCTGCGCGGAGAAATTGAAGGTACCGGATTTTCGCCGCGTTCGTACGCCGAAGTTCCCCACAACCAGATGATAATGGCCATCATAACTTTTCTGGCCGCTTTTCTGACCATTTTATTGCTAGTCCGCTTTATCGATAAGCGCCCGATGGTAGAGATGCTGAAAAGTCGTTTCAACTTAAAGCAATTCGGCTACGGTAGTTTGCTGGGCGCCGGAGTAATTGTTGTTGTCACCTTCATCCTTATGTCGATGAACCAGGTAGGGTTGGGGAAAGGCAATTTCCACGTGCAGAGCCTGTCATATCTGTTGTTGTACTACCTTTTTGTGGCACTGTATCAGGAATTCTTGTATCGTGGGTATCTGCTCGGTTATTACACGAAGCAGATGCCTGTCTATCTGGCAGTGATTTTATCGGCAGTGGTGTTTGCGCTGATGCACATGGCCAACCGAAATTTTAACGTCATCGCGTTGGTTAATGTTAGCCTTTTAGGTATTGTTCTGGGTTTGCTTCGCATTCGCGGAAGAAATCTTTGGGCACCAATTGGACTCCACTTCCTTTGGAACTTCGTTCAGGGACCGGTTTTCGGATTTTCCGTCAGCGGAAGTCCACGTTCTCACGGAATCTTCCTGATTTGGCTTCGCGGTAGTGAAAATATGACCGGAGGCTCTTTCGGACCGAATGCTTCTGTGGTGACATTGGTTATACTTCTCGCACTAGGCGGTTGGTTGAGTTACCGTCAGTTTTACCAACATCCGGTTACCGAATCAGCCGAATAG
- the clpX gene encoding ATP-dependent Clp protease ATP-binding subunit ClpX — translation MDRCSFCGREKKDVNLLIAGMEGHICDNCIEQAHAIIEEEFKKSDGFDLTGIELKKPKEIKEFLDQYVIGQDDAKKILSVAVYNHYKRLNQKVEDDGTEIEKSNIILVGPTGTGKTLLAKTIARMLHVPFTIVDATVLTEAGYVGEDIESLLTRLLQAADYNIEAAERGIVFVDEIDKIARKGDNPSITRDVSGEGVQQGLLKLLEGSVVNVPPQGGRKHPEQKMIPVDTKNILFICGGAFEGIDRKIGQRLNTKVVGYNASKDTAQIDRENLLQYVSPQDLRSYGLIPEIIGRLPVLTYLNPLDRDALRRILIEPKNSIIKQYVKLFEMDNIKLEFADETLDFIVDKAIEFKLGARGLRSICETIMIDAMFDMPSTDEGETEVLIGKEYASEKIERLGASRLKAS, via the coding sequence ATGGATAGATGTTCATTTTGTGGTAGAGAGAAGAAAGATGTCAATCTTTTGATTGCCGGTATGGAAGGTCACATCTGTGACAACTGTATCGAGCAGGCTCATGCCATTATTGAAGAAGAATTCAAAAAGAGCGACGGATTCGACCTGACCGGTATTGAGTTGAAAAAGCCCAAGGAGATCAAGGAATTTCTCGACCAGTACGTCATCGGGCAGGACGATGCCAAGAAAATACTTTCGGTAGCTGTTTACAACCACTATAAACGGTTGAACCAGAAGGTAGAGGATGACGGAACCGAAATTGAAAAATCGAACATCATCCTGGTGGGTCCTACCGGGACGGGTAAAACATTGCTGGCCAAAACCATTGCGCGGATGCTGCATGTTCCGTTCACGATAGTGGATGCAACGGTATTGACCGAAGCCGGCTATGTAGGCGAAGACATCGAAAGTCTTCTCACCCGTTTGCTTCAGGCTGCCGATTATAACATCGAAGCGGCTGAGCGTGGCATCGTTTTCGTTGACGAGATTGACAAGATTGCCCGCAAAGGCGATAACCCTTCGATTACCCGTGACGTTTCGGGTGAAGGAGTTCAGCAAGGTCTACTGAAATTGCTCGAAGGTTCGGTAGTAAACGTTCCGCCGCAAGGTGGCCGTAAACACCCCGAGCAAAAGATGATTCCGGTGGACACCAAGAATATTCTGTTCATCTGCGGAGGAGCATTCGAAGGCATCGATCGGAAAATCGGTCAGCGACTGAATACCAAAGTGGTGGGTTATAATGCCAGCAAGGATACAGCCCAAATCGACCGCGAGAACCTGCTGCAATATGTATCGCCGCAGGATTTACGTTCGTACGGACTGATTCCGGAAATCATCGGCCGTCTGCCCGTACTTACTTATCTGAATCCATTGGATCGCGATGCGTTGCGCCGTATTCTTATCGAGCCCAAAAATTCTATCATTAAGCAATACGTTAAATTGTTTGAGATGGATAATATCAAACTCGAATTTGCTGACGAAACGCTCGATTTCATCGTCGACAAAGCCATCGAGTTTAAATTGGGTGCCCGCGGTTTGCGTTCCATCTGCGAGACAATCATGATTGATGCCATGTTTGACATGCCATCGACTGACGAAGGTGAAACCGAAGTGTTGATTGGCAAAGAATACGCCAGTGAAAAAATTGAGCGACTGGGTGCCAGCCGTCTCAAAGCAAGCTGA
- a CDS encoding 3-oxoacyl-ACP synthase III family protein: MDKKLYTVIVGSGSYIPPVVIPNDHFLDWEFHDPATGEKFERANAEIIQKFNEITNIEERRYANPEHKTSDLAAFAAKDAIESSGYDAESFDFLIVANNFGDMDINNPRTDIMPPISTRVKRILNIKNPSCMCHDVVAGCPGWTTAMIVANAYIKSGTFKRGLVIGSDVNSRVRDPHDRDSMIFSDGAGAVIVEARESDVPVGIISHASRADAIDGGEWLKMAESVNPAFEGNELYIRMMGNKVYVYALSVVPGVVKQSLEDAGLGLEDVSKVLIHQANEKMDDAILGRLFKLYGKRSFPKDLMPMTIRKFGNSSSATVPTLYDLISKGKMEDHAFNSGDNIVLTSVGAGMIINSIIYRMP, translated from the coding sequence ATGGATAAAAAGCTTTATACCGTTATTGTCGGTAGTGGTTCGTATATTCCTCCAGTAGTAATACCGAACGACCATTTCCTCGATTGGGAATTTCATGACCCGGCAACCGGAGAGAAGTTTGAGCGGGCTAATGCCGAGATCATTCAAAAATTCAACGAAATCACCAATATCGAAGAGCGCCGTTATGCCAATCCGGAGCATAAAACAAGCGATCTGGCTGCTTTCGCTGCGAAAGATGCTATCGAATCATCCGGTTACGATGCCGAATCATTTGATTTCCTGATTGTGGCCAACAACTTTGGCGACATGGATATCAATAATCCGCGTACCGACATCATGCCACCCATTTCTACGCGCGTGAAAAGGATACTGAACATCAAGAATCCGTCGTGTATGTGTCATGATGTAGTAGCTGGTTGTCCGGGATGGACAACTGCTATGATTGTTGCGAATGCATATATTAAGAGTGGCACTTTCAAGCGCGGCCTCGTTATCGGTTCGGATGTGAATTCCCGCGTACGCGATCCGCATGATAGGGATTCGATGATTTTTTCGGATGGTGCCGGAGCGGTGATTGTTGAAGCCCGCGAAAGCGATGTCCCGGTAGGCATTATTTCACACGCCAGTCGCGCCGATGCAATTGATGGCGGAGAGTGGCTGAAGATGGCCGAATCGGTTAATCCGGCTTTCGAAGGCAACGAACTGTACATCCGGATGATGGGAAACAAAGTGTATGTTTATGCTTTATCCGTTGTTCCTGGTGTGGTAAAACAAAGTTTGGAAGATGCGGGTCTTGGTTTGGAAGATGTGAGCAAAGTGCTGATTCATCAGGCCAACGAAAAAATGGACGATGCCATTCTCGGACGTTTGTTTAAGCTCTATGGCAAGCGCAGTTTTCCGAAAGATTTGATGCCGATGACCATCCGGAAATTCGGTAACTCATCGTCGGCAACGGTTCCCACGCTGTACGATTTAATCAGCAAGGGAAAAATGGAAGATCATGCTTTCAATTCAGGTGACAACATCGTGCTCACCTCGGTTGGAGCCGGTATGATTATCAATTCCATTATTTACCGGATGCCCTAA
- the tig gene encoding trigger factor: MNITRENIDDLNAVVRLTVEKNDYEATVNETLKDYRKKANMPGFRKGKVPAGLIKKMYGKSLLAEEVNKILSRELMKYISEEKLDILGEPLPNEEKQPAIDWDNDENFEFVFDIAMSPEINVTLDKRRKLPYYVIKVDEDLIDKQVESYTNRFGTNEPAEEVGEKETVRGDFAELDADGNVKEGGIEANDVLVSIDLIKDEDIKKKFLGAKVGDVIRFDPKAAFQNDHEVGHMLNLDHDASHELDAEFNYTINVINTFIPAEVNEELVTKIFGEDSEVKTVEDMRNNIAKDLKENLKYSSDYRFLVDAKETLTKGAKIELPEAFLKRWLVATNENLTADQIDTDFENFRTDLEWQLIKNKLGKESELKVEEAEILDMAREMALMQFRQYGMMNVPDEHLDQFANSILQNEEERRRMVEKKLEDKILEVIKEKVNIEEKEVTQEEFDKLFEK, translated from the coding sequence ATGAACATCACCAGAGAGAACATCGATGATTTGAATGCCGTTGTCAGGCTGACCGTTGAAAAAAACGATTATGAGGCAACGGTGAACGAAACACTGAAAGATTACCGTAAGAAAGCTAATATGCCTGGCTTCCGGAAAGGGAAGGTTCCTGCTGGGCTGATTAAAAAAATGTACGGAAAGTCGCTGCTGGCCGAGGAAGTAAACAAGATTCTCAGCCGCGAGCTCATGAAATATATCAGCGAAGAAAAACTGGATATTTTGGGCGAACCGCTTCCGAACGAAGAAAAGCAGCCGGCGATTGACTGGGATAATGACGAAAATTTCGAATTTGTTTTCGATATCGCTATGTCACCGGAAATCAACGTTACCCTCGATAAGCGTCGTAAACTCCCTTACTATGTCATCAAGGTTGATGAAGATTTGATTGACAAACAGGTAGAAAGTTACACCAACCGTTTCGGAACCAACGAGCCGGCTGAGGAGGTAGGCGAAAAAGAAACCGTACGCGGTGATTTCGCTGAGCTGGACGCTGACGGAAACGTAAAAGAAGGTGGTATCGAAGCCAACGATGTTTTGGTTTCTATCGACCTCATCAAAGACGAGGATATCAAGAAAAAATTCCTGGGTGCCAAAGTAGGCGACGTGATTCGTTTCGATCCGAAAGCAGCTTTCCAGAACGACCACGAAGTAGGTCACATGCTGAACCTCGATCACGATGCTTCGCACGAACTGGATGCTGAATTCAACTATACCATCAACGTGATTAACACTTTCATTCCGGCTGAAGTGAATGAAGAACTGGTCACCAAAATCTTTGGTGAAGATTCTGAAGTGAAGACCGTTGAAGATATGCGCAACAATATCGCTAAAGACTTGAAGGAAAACCTGAAGTACTCAAGCGACTACCGCTTCCTGGTTGATGCCAAGGAAACACTGACCAAAGGTGCCAAAATCGAGTTGCCGGAAGCTTTCCTGAAGCGCTGGTTGGTAGCTACCAACGAAAATCTGACGGCCGATCAGATTGATACTGATTTCGAAAATTTCCGTACCGATCTCGAATGGCAGTTGATAAAAAACAAGCTTGGCAAAGAGAGCGAACTGAAAGTGGAAGAAGCTGAAATTCTTGACATGGCCCGCGAAATGGCACTCATGCAGTTCCGTCAGTATGGTATGATGAACGTACCGGATGAGCACCTCGACCAGTTTGCCAACTCGATTCTTCAGAACGAAGAAGAGCGTCGCAGAATGGTAGAGAAAAAGCTGGAAGACAAAATTCTGGAAGTCATCAAAGAGAAAGTAAACATCGAAGAAAAAGAGGTGACCCAGGAAGAGTTCGACAAGCTCTTTGAAAAATAA